tgtcacaaacaaacagactgttaacaagtattacactctCTAAACAATACatagaataaaaataataagtaataaagaactgaaaaaaaatgtaatcagaaatctgtacagGTATAAATACTGCACATccatatgtagcctgagtagtAGTAGAtttttgattggatgtggaGCGCTGGAtcgatggagctccatccaatacctttgggatgagttggagtgccaAAACTAATCATCCAATAGGCATCtactgtaaagccttcccagaagagtagagactgttactgcagcaaagcagggacaaactctcaaacactaattttggaagaaacaaaagATGAGtaagtgtctacaaacatttggacatattaggCCAGCTTTCCAAaaagggattaagcctagtcttgaaCTGGGGGAGCccaactctggtcctggagtGCAGCTCACCTCAAGTAtggtacactgtatgtccaaaagtatccagacacctctTTTAATTACTTAATTCAGCTACATGAGGTGCACTGGATATGCAGTATTTATACCTGTACAGATACAGATTCTGATTACAGTTTTATTCAGTtctttattacttattattctcattctatttattgtttagagacatctatatacaaactattatgtaccgATATAATGAtagaaacatttacagaaaattaacatctgtacagctgtgcaaataaccATAGTGCAAATGTTATTCATGTTATGTATCAGCACTGTGTTGCAGCTAAAGCAGGTCTAAGAGCTCAAAATCTAATAGATTGAAATGCAGCCTCCCATTGTCCATTCATTACCCAGCGTACTGTGTAACCTCATTATTCATGTTGTGGCTGTGAGGATCCTCCCTCATAAATAAGGCCGGGCAGCATTTGGATGGATTTACGGTGTTAGTTTAATGGCTCAGGAAATCGTATCCTCCCTCTTTAAAACACACTTACTTTCAGTGTCTCACAGTTGTGTTATTAAACATGTACTCCTCGGAATGAGCATGACAGGTTTTAGTGCTGTTCAGCGTAATGATTTAAACGGGAGCCGGTTCTGTATTCCTGAATGTTTCTGAGAAATATGACCTCGTTTTCTTAAAGAAATACTCCAAACATGAAAGACAGAGGCAGGGGAGCCCAACTCTAGTCCTGGTGTGGGGTCCAGTACAGTTTTTTCACTCAGTTATGGAACAGTCTAtgccaaaagtatccagacaccttcTCTTATTACAGAATTCAGCTACATAaggtgcacccactgctgatacAGGCATCAGTAGCTTACCCACAGTCCCATAACAACCCACTGCTAACAGAATGGAACCCTCTGGAGAAGCTGCACATAAAGCCTAAGGTACCATACCAAATACCAAGCGTCAACTAGAGGACTGGGATGTGGAGAGCTGGAtcgatggagctccatccaatacctttgggatgagttggagtgccaGTGTAAATCCTTCCCATaagagtagagactgttactgcaGCACAAAACTCTTAAACccaattttggaagaaacataaGATGATTAGGCCAGCTTTCCAGGAAGaaattaagcctagtcttgaaCTGGGGGAGCccaactctggtcctggagtGGGGTCCAGTGCAGCTTATTCACCTCAAGTAtggtacactgtatgtccaaaagtatccagacgccTCTTCTTATTACTTAATTCAGCTATATGAGGTGCACCCAGTAGCTTACCCACAGTCCCTTGTTCATTGCTAACAAAATGGGGCCCTTCTGGAGAAGCCGCCTGAGGATGAGCCTGAGGTCCAATGCCCAATACCAAGCATTGACTAGAGGGGTAGTTAAGCCTCTAGGACTGGGctgggctgtggagaagtggatcTGCCTTCTCTAAAgatcccagtacttttgggatgaattggagtATGGCTTATccaatgcagtcaaatcctcacagcaatgttccaacatttcAGAATGAGTAGAGGCTGTCACTGCAGCAGAGGAGGGTACATTTCTCTATTAATTGCCCtggttttggaagaaacattgaattgAACTAGGTGTCTACAATTGTTTGGACATATTAGGCCAGTTTCCCAGATAGGGGTTAAAAGTCTATTCTTAAACTAGACATCGCTTTCAGCTGAAAGGAACatatagtccaagactaggcttaatccatgtctgggaaactggcccAGTTGAGGAAATGCTTCTTTTTAAAGGTCTTCATGAAGTGTCTCGTTCTTTTGTGCTTGCAGAGAGTAAATACTGCTACACGAGTCACAAGCTGGACTGGGGTGGGAACACTCTGTCAGTGACCAAGCGCTGCGTGGCCTTGGAGGATTGCCTTGACACTGGCTGCACTGAGCTGGACTATGAAGGGAACAGGGTGAGTGGGATTTGAACAGCTCATCTGAGAAGCTGTAGGCCAACAAGAGAAGACTGTATCACGTTAGGATTGTCGGTTCTCAGCTGCAGCACTCACTGCTAAATTCCAAAATGCCTCGGAAGCAATATCATCAACATGAGACCAGCATGAgcatctgatctttgtgtttgcatAAAcaatccagccccacagtttagatcagatgagctgctgattaatccgtAATCCgtaaggtgggacctccatgggtcgcatcagtgagccttaggtgcccatgaccttgtcaTCGTTTGTCCTTTCTTGAAGACTTTGGTAGGTACAGACCACCACAAACCGTAAACGCTCCACCAAGACCTGCctcctgttttggagatgttctgacccagtcgtctagacatcaAAGTTTGGTTCTCAGATCCTTATGCATGCCCATtgtcctgctttcaacacatcaccttcaaagaactgactgttcacttaatgcctaatatgtagatcccaccccttgaaaGACGCCACTGCAGATGACGATaaccagtgtttttcacttcacctgtcagtggtgctaatgttatggctgatctgtgtatatgtcCCTATGTAATTAGTCAAAATATTATATCGACTAAAAATTAAGCACTAGAAAATATAGATAACAGTAATATTAATTTGATCATATATTTAttacttaatatttaatatggAATGCCATATTCCATATCATTCCCATACTCATTCCCATGATCATATCATGCTAATTTATTGTAGTTCCGTTCAGTATAACCTTCAGTCTACTGTTAATGGAACTCGCCCACCTCCATCCCCTTAGTTTCTCAACCCAAACTGCACAGTGAGCCCACTTGATCTTAACGGAATCCAGTGGGAGGATTATAAACAGGCCTGTCCAACCCTACAGCACAGAGGATACGCCACAGATAGCTCCACTTTAGTTAATCCATAATTTCCCTGTCAGTGAGTTCACTGAATTTGGCTGTCTTGGACTGTCTTGCGGCCTACTTAGTCTTCACTGAAGGGTGCACGTCTCCCCATCGCCTGAGGTCATTGTATGGCTTATCTCTTACCCCTTAGCGCAGCGCAGGAGGTTTGAGaaaggaaagaagagagaggtGATGGACAAAGGGGGGATAGAAACCTCTAAAGACTCGAGCGACGCTTTGAGGAACTCTTTGCAGAttttctttctcactgtctggaATGTAGTTTGTTTAAGTCTCAGACTGCAGGTAATCTCTTGCTCTTTGTTGTGGGTTaacttatttttaaaagtgcagcAGGATCAGGCTGTCATTAGCGCATTTGTAACACACTGTGGGCACTGCTGGTCAAGTTGCATACATTGaggagccaaaacattatgaccactcatAGATGAAGTGAATAAGGTTGGTTATGTGGTCATTACGGAAGAccacatattatatattttatattatatttatatttgctaGCTAACAATGCAGACAATAAAGATTCAGTGTTTTGTGAAAGAACTttcctggtaaaaaaaaaaatcaataaaactaTTTCACCTCTCAGAATGGAAACCCAAGGATGTTCAaggtagcagcaataaaatataagaaaacttattttttaatttttccaTCATTTTTTAGATTAGCAAAGAAGAAAATGCAGTCATTTTAGCTTCAGTCTGAAAGTATGTtctgtttttgctttgtttgctttgattgctttttactttcattttgaCGCAGTCTGGCCTGAGCCACAATATTGCCGACCCTCCTCCGctcataaccagcaagctgactggttctttttgttgaagggtgggaGTTTATCTGTAAACACAAGCCATAGTCATTGTTACGAGAACTCCCGAGAACTCCCATTCCTCACACTAATATAACTCTGCTATCCACCCTGCTCACCCACCAGAGTGTTGGAGCTGCAGATGTGTGTCTGGTTTGCCTTCTGGCTCTGTACCGGTATTATCCACATGCTATGTTAACGCGAccgacagctgctcattcagtgtgttttcactgcagctctgagtCCAGCTTGAGGAAGTAACAGGAgctgtaaaactgtattccacatTGTTATGGGTAAACTTTGGCTTTTAATCTGTGGTCCAGGTACGTCCTGAACCGCTCCTAGTTGGCGCAAGACACACGCATCATGATGTCATCTAATCAATCATTAAATTACTCGCCAATTCATTTGGTCGTCATTTTGAGTCGACTAAGTTGATTAGTCATAGCACCCCTAGTGGTAATAGTGGCGCATGTCAAGGTCTGGGATTTCTGTTAGACGGTAACTTTATATTCGGTTCTCATAGTCAACGTGTTGGACGTGGGAGAAATGGGCAGCATGAACACCTGAGCGACTTAGCGAAGGACGAGATCACTTTGGCTGGGTGACTGGATCAGAGCACCTCCAAAACAGCAAGGCTTGTGTAGAGGTTAGAGAAAGGCCCAACTCTGAACCAGTGACAGGACATTGGCTCAAGGCTCTCCTGTGGGGGCCACAAAGGCTATCCTTTCTGGTCCAAACTATCACACTGGCACAAGTCATAGCAGAAATGTCACAGGAGAAATGTGTGATAACACCTACTTTGTATGAAGCTGTAGACcggtcagagtgcccatgctaacgcTTGTCCACCGCCCAAAGTACCCACAATCGACATGCTAGCATCAGAGCTTGGCCCAATAGAAGAAGGTACGGGTGCGCTGTTTACTTGCTGGAGGCGCTGGAACAACAAGTCCAAGTGCAATCTCgcgacttacaggacttacagggtCTGCAGGGACGTCTAGGTACCAGGACACATatcacaggacactttcagttCTTCGAATTCTGTTTGGCTTCTTACCATGAAATGTGTCATTAGGCTACatgtggtatttttttttttttgcatgacggTGTGGTGTAGCGTTGGCTGTACACCCAACTGTACCCGAGTTGGGTTACTCTCACAGTATGTCTAATATTTCTGTCGTGCCACAGGTTGTTTCTCTTTAACCCCTTTGCTTCTTgctctgcaggtgtgtgttgcGTGTTGCGAGGGGAACATCTGTAACCTGCCTTTGCCTCGGAACGAGACGGATGCCGTTTTTGCCACAACGTCCCCCCTCAGCGGTGGGCAGAGAACTACACTGCACCCCACCATGCCACTCTCATTCCTCATGACCACCCTCTTCATCCTCAGCCATGGCTAAGAGACTGTTGGTTAGGCTGTTTGCACACTCTCCAAAATGATGTGAACACTCCAGTGCTGTCAAGCTAATCAGCTATGTGAAAATTAACACACTTACAGAGGCCTGAATAGTGACCAGTGATGTGCTTTAATGCAAGTTCTGTTGGTTACTTTACAGTTTAAGTGAAACTGCTTGGATTTGGGGTCCACTGTATAATAGAAGCCATTGAGGAGTCGCTTTAGCAGGTGCCCATTGGCTTGGATTCTAAGTGTGTTTTGAGTGAAAAGGTTTTATGGTCTTTTCTAAGTACAGACACATGCATTGAAGTTATTGTCTGTGGTAATCGACTCTTAAGCTGAAAATGCAGCAGGTGGGGATTAGGTTGAAAGTACTCCTTAACAGCACACCTTTTGTGGTTGTCACAGTGGTTCTCTCGACTTAAACGAATTACGGCAAGCTCAGAAATTAGACTGCAGGTCAGTTCACTGACAgtaacactttatttgaagGCTACTTACATATATAATCTTTATAACACATGCATAAAAGATGGCATGAGACGTTTTAAAAAGGACAGAAAAGAAGGCCTTAAACTAAAGCAATGGGCATTTGTCCTATTTAATACCACAGTTTTGAAGCATTGAACATTGATTATCTCCATCTACAGTAACATCTGGCTACATCAGGCAGCAAAACAGTGGCAAAATGTCTGAATTTCGAGGTGAAATTCAAGCTTAGGAGCCGTTTCCTTCGGCATGTTCCGACTTGTCCAAGTGAGGGATTCAGCTTTTTTTATCACGAAGAAAATGGAGGGAGGGTTTCTTGGTGGGTTGAGGTATGGGGGGATATTTATGGTTCTACGTTAACTAAACTGTACAGTTGTGTCATCAATCATTAATGtagatgtatatttatttttgtaccaTACCTTTTGTCATATGTCAAGAGCGTGTAAACGGAAGGCCCGTCGGTCACTGCATGAACTGTGGTAATGTGAGCcacgttgtttttttgtttgtttgtttttttactcaaTATTCCTCCTCAATTTTAGATTAGACAGTTAGACAGCCATCCCACTGGTTAGTACTCGagactgggagggtgaggactgacacatgcgcaACCACCCACCGACTCTTTTCCagctgccgctgatgcagcgtCACCAGGCATCCAACGCGCTCTGAGAAAAGCACCAGAGACCCAGCATTGACGCATCGGCTAGAGGACAcccgtgccggccagcatcacactgaaatgatgtggggaggccaattgtgctctctccagctccggctgctgatggcaggctgcatgacccgggatttgaaccagtgatcctcgggtcatagtggcagtgcttTAGTCGGCTGGacttgtatttttgttgttacTATGGGAAATGAGCGTGTTTCCATCAGTTTGGTTGAGGGGAAtgaagatgtaaataaaataaagcaggAAAAGCTGTTATTAAGACGCTACAGCAAAAGCTCTACTGTCTGAATGGTGCTGTAGCACCTTTAGAGGGCAGCAGTGAGCTCAAATCTTTGTCGTTAGCAGGTAGGAAACAAGACATTTTGGCCACTTTAGGTTAGTACTTTAATAGTTGCATTTAATAACCAAAAATGTTCGTtgttaattgtaataatttaatTGCAACTAATTGTTTGCTACACTTTCATGATCGTGACATGGCTGTTTACAGGATCAGTCGAAGCTTTGGAGACACTGAATAGAAAGACCAGTCCAGTAATTTGACTGATTTCCACATTTTAGGATATCAATAAGTAGCGCTATTGTAGTTAATGTGCTGAATCATTAACGCCACCTACAGCTGCTctttacagtgtcagaaatggaccaatagaaatgctcctgaaTGACTTGGACTAAACTCTGAACTCCAGACAATGACTGAGAATATACActgtttgtccaaatgtttgtggacaccccttctaatacatGCATTCGGCTTCTTTAAGTtacacctgttgctgacacagatgtgcaaatgcactcacacagctcgtctagcccctgtagagaagcactgccaatagaataggactctctggagcagataaacatgaacccataggcaccttgctgcctaatgccaggtgtgggctagagaggtcttttttttaaaagccccccagcagcattaagctgtggagcagtggaagaactgtgttctctggaataatggttggtggtgctccatccaatacttttgggatgagttggggagttggagtggatgatgaggtggggtggtgatcatcaaacatcctgacctcgctgaatgctgtcaaatcctcacaggaatgctctactccaaaatctagttgaggGTCCTCTcaactggacagtagagacagttactccaacaaaagcaggataaactatttttaatacccttgatttcatgagaaacaatgaatgagcaggtgtcccaatacttttgtccatacaattGACTTCATTTACCAGTATCGTCGTAAAAATTGTCTTAAATTGGTTGGTGTATAAGGCCCAGTGTGGTCAAACTAGGCCGTGTTTGCAGCGTAGTTTCCAtatatgttgtgtttttctgggcttttttttttgtctaaagcACTTGTGTACagatgtgtgtatgttgtgAAAGCGTGAGGAGTTTAGTAGTGTGTGTAACAGCCTTTTGAATCCCTTTTAACCTCGTCTGTTATAAACCGCAGTGAACGGGCCTTCTTGTGTTCTGCCTTCTACTTGTAATGAAGGTTGTTTGTACTGTCATTTATTTCCAATTCATGGCTTTTGTT
The genomic region above belongs to Salminus brasiliensis chromosome 8, fSalBra1.hap2, whole genome shotgun sequence and contains:
- the lypd6 gene encoding ly6/PLAUR domain-containing protein 6, whose amino-acid sequence is MEPWPIVAWVLMLTFIADWLQTVQSREFTEKDIIFLHPSTTPYPGGFKCFTCEEAADNYECNRWAPDLYCPRESKYCYTSHKLDWGGNTLSVTKRCVALEDCLDTGCTELDYEGNRVCVACCEGNICNLPLPRNETDAVFATTSPLSGGQRTTLHPTMPLSFLMTTLFILSHG